One stretch of Desulfovibrio sp. JC010 DNA includes these proteins:
- a CDS encoding OFA family MFS transporter — protein sequence MSETKVMNRWFAVVGAILMQLALGAIYAWSVFTPSLIEAGWSKFQTQVVFSIGLVSFAISMVWAGKKLAKWGPTKLSFLSALVLGAGYAFAGLIGGTSFTALCIFIGLIGGAGIGLGYVVPIAVGMRWFPDKKGFITGLAVAGFGFGAMAWVKLAGAWGNLIGTIGLSSTFSLYGLIFCLMIAAGGIWMRFPPEGWVPEGYHPETNPAAANDAEEENFSTTEMLKTPQFYLIFATFTFSAAAGLMSIGLMKLYPMEALQASGHTIAEASAIAGTAMAVFFSLANGLGRIIWGTMSDKLGRKRSILLMTAIQGATLLAFTGMAGNAFLLYVGATIIGFNFGGNFALFPTITADTFGTKSVGQNYPYIFLAYGAGGIGGPMLGGVLGDMGNFPLAFTICGVCCFIGAAAIFMVKKPHRNLNASPETT from the coding sequence ATGAGTGAAACAAAAGTGATGAACAGATGGTTTGCCGTAGTGGGCGCAATCCTCATGCAGCTGGCACTGGGTGCGATCTATGCATGGTCGGTATTCACCCCCTCGCTGATTGAGGCCGGATGGAGCAAATTCCAGACTCAGGTGGTTTTTTCCATCGGGCTGGTCAGCTTTGCGATTTCCATGGTCTGGGCCGGAAAAAAACTCGCAAAGTGGGGCCCCACGAAACTATCATTTTTGAGCGCGCTGGTACTGGGCGCGGGCTATGCCTTTGCGGGACTCATCGGCGGAACCAGTTTTACGGCCCTGTGCATATTCATCGGACTCATCGGCGGGGCCGGGATCGGTCTCGGTTACGTGGTGCCCATCGCAGTAGGCATGCGCTGGTTTCCGGATAAAAAAGGATTCATCACCGGTCTGGCCGTTGCCGGATTCGGATTTGGAGCCATGGCCTGGGTCAAACTGGCCGGGGCATGGGGCAACCTCATCGGCACCATCGGCCTTTCCTCCACTTTCTCACTCTACGGCCTGATATTCTGTTTGATGATTGCCGCAGGCGGTATCTGGATGCGCTTTCCCCCGGAAGGCTGGGTTCCAGAAGGCTATCACCCTGAAACAAACCCGGCAGCAGCCAACGATGCTGAGGAAGAAAATTTCAGCACCACTGAAATGCTCAAAACACCGCAATTCTATCTCATCTTTGCCACATTCACCTTCAGTGCCGCAGCCGGACTCATGTCCATCGGACTGATGAAACTTTATCCCATGGAAGCATTGCAGGCATCCGGGCATACCATTGCGGAAGCCAGCGCCATAGCCGGAACTGCCATGGCTGTATTTTTCAGCCTCGCCAACGGACTGGGCCGCATCATCTGGGGTACCATGAGTGACAAGCTGGGGCGCAAGCGTTCCATCCTGCTTATGACCGCCATTCAGGGCGCGACCCTGCTCGCCTTCACCGGAATGGCCGGAAACGCATTCCTGCTCTACGTGGGCGCGACCATCATCGGCTTCAACTTCGGCGGCAACTTCGCCCTCTTCCCCACTATCACTGCCGACACCTTCGGCACCAAAAGCGTGGGCCAGAACTACCCGTACATCTTCCTCGCCTACGGAGCAGGCGGCATCGGCGGTCCCATGCTCGGCGGAGTGCTGGGCGACATGGGCAACTTCCCGCTGGCTTTCACCATCTGCGGAGTCTGCTGCTTCATCGGCGCGGCGGCAATATTCATGGTCAAAAAGCCGCACCGCAATTTAAACGCCAGCCCTGAAACAACATGA
- a CDS encoding DNA-3-methyladenine glycosylase I produces the protein MSQHRCHWANHELETTYHDTEWGVPLHDDRRHFEFLTLEGAQAGLSWLTVLKKRGFNFVGPTICYAYMQATGMVNDHLISCFRHKELLKLK, from the coding sequence ATGTCCCAACACCGCTGCCACTGGGCAAACCACGAACTCGAAACAACCTACCACGACACCGAATGGGGCGTACCCCTGCATGATGACCGCCGTCACTTTGAATTCCTCACCCTTGAAGGCGCGCAGGCCGGACTCTCATGGCTGACCGTGCTTAAAAAACGCGGATTCAATTTCGTGGGACCGACCATCTGCTATGCATACATGCAGGCCACCGGAATGGTTAACGATCATCTAATCAGCTGTTTTCGCCACAAAGAACTGCTCAAACTTAAATAG
- a CDS encoding TIGR03960 family B12-binding radical SAM protein encodes MKKLLPLLPRPTRYLGSEWGSVHKDPAKVKAHIAIGFPDLYEIGMSYLGQKILYEIVNKRAEFYAERAYTPCLETAEIMREHGELLATLESDTPLKDVDIFSVSLTHELCYTNVLFMLDLAGIPLRAVDRDDSCPLVIGGGGACFNAEPVADFFDVIMLGDGEESIIKVMEVIAQCKEAGLGRKARLEKLAELPGIYIPEFFDPENPGDFFVEKAVVEDFEPIPFPKEQILPYGQVIHDRLTMEIARGCTRGCRFCQAGIIYRPVRERTPETLTKTLMEGLEETGYEETSFLSLSTGDYSALDTLFAKSFDNCAAEQISISLPSLRVGSLSEPIMERIATIRRTGATLAPEAGSQRMRDVINKGITEEALLDHALMLYENGWQNIKLYFMIGLPTETFEDLDAIVDLCVKVRDVAGRHIKKLNITAAVSPFVPKPHTPFQWERQISLEEIGERLDYMRERFDKQKRIRMKSHIPKMTFLEGIFSRGDRRLGPVVERVYKKGALFSSWKDHFKLEPFLEAMEEEGLDPEEFTGAREHDARLPWDHLSAGVSKKFLLTELERSLSEKITGDCRYEECRNCGVCNFDGRKSLLKKQAETMDLRPKMVFETRDQAGDVPPFVQEEKPDLGIKGSHFRLWYTKTGTSAYLSQLDLQPVIERAMRRAELPLTFSQGFHPMPRMSFGRALPVGVESMKEWMNIMLRTEISAQDLVDRLNKQMPMGMKIVGADPLTLSKKQKHPEVEDFTLIFTCYDEDAKDKMDRLREYATSDEYIVSHTTKKKVKEKNIRPMLVKFDELNERTLKLTFDWTTLYMSPVKMIAAICPGTTLLDYDLTKTDQRFE; translated from the coding sequence TTGAAAAAGCTGCTTCCTCTCTTGCCTCGTCCTACCCGTTATCTTGGGTCTGAATGGGGTTCGGTCCACAAGGACCCTGCTAAGGTCAAGGCTCATATTGCCATTGGTTTCCCGGATCTTTATGAGATCGGCATGTCCTATCTCGGCCAGAAGATTCTGTATGAGATCGTCAACAAGCGTGCAGAATTCTACGCAGAACGGGCTTATACCCCCTGTCTGGAAACCGCAGAAATCATGCGTGAGCACGGCGAATTGCTGGCCACCCTTGAAAGCGACACCCCGCTAAAAGATGTGGATATTTTCTCGGTCAGCCTGACCCATGAGCTTTGCTACACCAATGTGCTCTTCATGCTCGACCTTGCCGGAATTCCACTTAGAGCGGTAGACCGCGACGATTCCTGCCCGCTGGTCATCGGCGGTGGCGGAGCCTGCTTCAACGCCGAACCTGTGGCGGATTTCTTTGACGTTATCATGCTCGGTGACGGCGAAGAATCCATCATCAAAGTCATGGAAGTTATTGCCCAGTGCAAGGAAGCAGGTCTGGGACGTAAAGCACGTCTTGAAAAGCTGGCCGAGCTGCCCGGAATTTATATTCCTGAATTTTTCGATCCTGAGAATCCCGGCGACTTCTTTGTGGAAAAAGCGGTGGTGGAAGATTTCGAACCCATCCCTTTTCCCAAGGAACAGATTCTGCCTTACGGTCAGGTCATCCATGACCGATTGACCATGGAGATCGCCCGTGGCTGCACCCGCGGCTGCCGCTTCTGTCAGGCCGGGATCATCTACCGCCCGGTACGCGAACGCACCCCGGAAACCCTGACCAAGACATTGATGGAAGGGCTGGAAGAAACCGGATATGAAGAGACGTCCTTTCTCTCGCTGAGCACCGGGGACTACTCCGCGCTGGATACTCTTTTCGCCAAATCATTCGATAACTGTGCTGCCGAGCAGATCTCCATTTCACTGCCGTCCCTGCGTGTCGGTTCCCTTTCCGAGCCGATCATGGAACGTATCGCCACCATCCGCCGCACCGGAGCCACACTTGCGCCCGAAGCCGGAAGCCAGCGCATGCGTGATGTGATCAACAAGGGCATCACCGAAGAGGCCCTGCTGGACCACGCGCTCATGCTTTATGAAAACGGCTGGCAGAACATCAAGCTCTACTTCATGATAGGTCTGCCTACCGAGACCTTTGAAGATCTCGATGCCATCGTGGACCTGTGCGTAAAAGTCCGCGATGTAGCCGGCAGACATATCAAGAAGCTGAACATCACCGCTGCGGTTTCGCCCTTTGTGCCCAAGCCGCACACGCCTTTCCAGTGGGAACGCCAGATTTCACTGGAAGAAATCGGCGAACGTCTGGACTACATGCGTGAACGGTTTGATAAACAGAAACGCATCAGGATGAAATCCCATATCCCGAAGATGACCTTCCTTGAAGGTATTTTCTCACGCGGTGACCGCAGGCTCGGCCCAGTAGTTGAAAGGGTTTATAAAAAAGGTGCCCTTTTCTCCAGCTGGAAGGACCACTTCAAACTTGAGCCTTTCCTTGAGGCCATGGAAGAGGAAGGACTTGATCCTGAAGAATTCACCGGAGCACGTGAGCACGACGCACGTCTGCCGTGGGACCACCTCTCCGCCGGAGTCAGCAAAAAATTCCTGCTCACCGAACTTGAACGCAGCCTGTCCGAAAAAATCACCGGGGACTGCCGTTACGAAGAGTGCCGCAATTGCGGGGTCTGTAACTTTGACGGCCGTAAATCCCTGCTCAAAAAACAGGCCGAAACCATGGACCTGCGTCCCAAGATGGTCTTTGAAACCCGCGATCAGGCCGGGGATGTTCCGCCTTTCGTACAGGAAGAAAAACCGGACCTCGGCATCAAGGGCAGCCATTTCCGCCTCTGGTATACCAAGACCGGGACTTCGGCCTACCTTTCACAGCTGGACCTGCAGCCCGTAATTGAACGGGCCATGCGCCGCGCCGAACTTCCGCTGACCTTCTCGCAGGGTTTCCACCCCATGCCGCGCATGTCCTTCGGGCGCGCCCTGCCTGTGGGTGTGGAAAGTATGAAAGAATGGATGAACATCATGCTGCGCACTGAAATCAGCGCGCAGGATCTGGTGGATCGCCTCAACAAACAGATGCCCATGGGCATGAAGATTGTAGGTGCTGATCCGCTGACCCTGTCCAAAAAGCAGAAGCATCCTGAAGTGGAAGATTTCACCCTGATCTTCACCTGTTACGACGAAGACGCCAAAGACAAAATGGACCGTCTGCGGGAATACGCCACATCGGATGAATATATCGTCTCCCACACCACCAAGAAAAAGGTGAAGGAGAAAAACATCCGCCCCATGCTGGTCAAATTCGATGAGCTGAATGAGCGGACCCTGAAGCTGACTTTTGATTGGACCACACTATATATGAGTCCGGTCAAGATGATCGCCGCCATCTGCCCCGGCACAACACTGCTGGACTATGATCTGACCAAGACCGATCAGCGGTTTGAGTAA